Proteins found in one Elgaria multicarinata webbii isolate HBS135686 ecotype San Diego chromosome 12, rElgMul1.1.pri, whole genome shotgun sequence genomic segment:
- the SNRNP27 gene encoding U4/U6.U5 small nuclear ribonucleoprotein 27 kDa protein yields the protein MGRSRSRSPPRRERRRSRSTSRERERRRRERSRSRERDRRRSRSRSPHRRRSRSPRRHRSSSSSPSRQKERRDDEKKENKDAKGKERQITEEDLEGKTEEEIEMMKMMGFASFDTTKGKKVDGSVNAYAINVSQKRKYRQYMNRKGGFNRPLDFIA from the exons ATGGGCCGGAGCCGCTCTAGGTCCCCTCCCCGAAGGG aacGTCGTCGTTCCAGATCCACCTCAcgtgagagggagagaaggaggcgggAGCGGTCAAGGTCTCGAGAGAGAGACAGGAGGAGAAGTCGTTCCCGTTCCCCACATAGGCGACGATCCAG ATCTCCACGGCGGCATAGATCCagttcctcttctccttcccgacagaaagaaaggagggatgatgaaaagaaagagaacaaagaTGCCAAAGGCAAAGAGCGCCAGATCACAG AAGAAGATTTGGAGGGCAAGACAGAAGAAGAAATTGAAATGATgaaaatgatgggatttgcatccTTTGACACAACAAAG GGCAAGAAAGTGGATGGCTCTGTAAATGCCTATGCTATAAATGTCTCGCAGAAGAGGAAATACAG GCAGTACATGAACAGGAAAGGTGGATTCAATAGACCTCTGGACTTCATTGCCTGA
- the MXD1 gene encoding max dimerization protein 1 isoform X2: protein MATAAQVRENIQMLLEAAEFLERREREAEHGYASMLPYSTKDRDVLKRRNKSKKYSSSSRSTHNEMEKNRRAHLRLCLEKLKGLVPLGPESSRHTTLSLLTKAKLHIKKLEDYDRKAVHQIDQLQREQRHLKRQLEKLGIERIRMDSVGSTVSSERSDSDREIDVDVESTDYLTGDLDWSSSSPSDSDERGSLQSVCSDEGYSSAGIKRIKLQNNLKACLSL, encoded by the exons atggcgaCTGCCGCCCAGGTGCGCGAGAACATCCAGATGCTGCTGGAGGCGGCCGAGTTCCTGGAGCGGAGAGAGCGAG AAGCTGAGCATGGCTATGCTTCTATGTTACCTTACAGCACCAAGGACAGAGATGTCTTAAAACGAAGAAACAAGTCCAAGAAATACAGCAGTAGTAGCAG ATCAACTCACAATGAAATGGAGAAGAACAG ACGTGCTCATCTGCGGTTGTGTCTGGAGAAGCTTAAAGGGCTGGTGCCCCTGGGACCGGAATCCAGTAGACATACTACGCTGAGTTTACTAACAAAAGCGAAATTGCACATAAAG AAACTTGAAGACTATGACAGAAAAGCAGTACACCAAATAGATCAGTTGCAACGAGAACAGCGGCACCTGAAAAGGCAGTTGGAGAAACTGGGCATTGAGCGAATAAGAATGGACAGTGTAGGGTCAACAGTTTCTTCTGAGCGATCAGATTCAGACAGAG AAATTGATGTGGATGTGGAAAGCACAGACTATCTAACGGGTGACCTGGACTGGAGCAGCAGCAGTCCAAGTGATTCAGATGAAAGAGGAAGCCTGCAGAGTGTCTGCAGCGATGAGGGGTATTCAAGCGCCGGCATTAAGAGAATAAAGCTGCAGAACAATCTTAAGGCCTGTCTCAGTCTATAA
- the MXD1 gene encoding max dimerization protein 1 isoform X1 has product MATAAQVRENIQMLLEAAEFLERREREAEHGYASMLPYSTKDRDVLKRRNKSKKYSSSSRSTHNEMEKNRRAHLRLCLEKLKGLVPLGPESSRHTTLSLLTKAKLHIKKLEDYDRKAVHQIDQLQREQRHLKRQLEKLGIERIRMDSVGSTVSSERSDSDREEIDVDVESTDYLTGDLDWSSSSPSDSDERGSLQSVCSDEGYSSAGIKRIKLQNNLKACLSL; this is encoded by the exons atggcgaCTGCCGCCCAGGTGCGCGAGAACATCCAGATGCTGCTGGAGGCGGCCGAGTTCCTGGAGCGGAGAGAGCGAG AAGCTGAGCATGGCTATGCTTCTATGTTACCTTACAGCACCAAGGACAGAGATGTCTTAAAACGAAGAAACAAGTCCAAGAAATACAGCAGTAGTAGCAG ATCAACTCACAATGAAATGGAGAAGAACAG ACGTGCTCATCTGCGGTTGTGTCTGGAGAAGCTTAAAGGGCTGGTGCCCCTGGGACCGGAATCCAGTAGACATACTACGCTGAGTTTACTAACAAAAGCGAAATTGCACATAAAG AAACTTGAAGACTATGACAGAAAAGCAGTACACCAAATAGATCAGTTGCAACGAGAACAGCGGCACCTGAAAAGGCAGTTGGAGAAACTGGGCATTGAGCGAATAAGAATGGACAGTGTAGGGTCAACAGTTTCTTCTGAGCGATCAGATTCAGACAGAG AAGAAATTGATGTGGATGTGGAAAGCACAGACTATCTAACGGGTGACCTGGACTGGAGCAGCAGCAGTCCAAGTGATTCAGATGAAAGAGGAAGCCTGCAGAGTGTCTGCAGCGATGAGGGGTATTCAAGCGCCGGCATTAAGAGAATAAAGCTGCAGAACAATCTTAAGGCCTGTCTCAGTCTATAA